gtggaatgttcatgggcaaaatttgcaattttttgcaaatattaaaaatcaaatatcCCCAAAACCAGTAGAGATGCCGTAGCACTCAatcaaactttttgtttttggcactATCCAACaaaataagaattttgaaaatcggaccgcaaatgaagatttggcagcccgaacaatttttgcatgaaattgGTATGGAATGTTCTATTACTCATCTAAAAGCCTTTgctaaatttgatcaaaatcgctTCAGAGTTTAATATAGTAATCATTATAGTTTTCAACCTACAGAAACTACAGCCCAATAAATCAACTTCGGCAACtatctttatatgggagctatatctaaatttgggaggccaccgtagcgcagaggttagcatgttcgcctatgacgctaaacgcgtgggtttgaatactggcgagaatatcataaaatttttccgtggtggctatcccctcctaatgctggcgacatttgggaggtactgtaccgtttggtatggcagccatgtaatgttgatgcctagaaactccagctccttcacGATTTCACCTTCGCAATAGGTTTAGAGGATAGTaccttccttagcctagaggcctcagatgtatcctccacggagatgCAGAACTCCACCGCTGTTTCCCCTTGTTTTGGCTGACACAAGCAAGTAATTCAGGACATTCATAACCCGTTGGACAATTATGTGTATCCCCCACGCAGTTTCCGTTTCCTTTTCATGCCTAGAGGGAATGGCCGTGTTGAAtgtgtgccaaaatttatcccaattcACCTTTCTTAtgtcgaatatattataagttgcaatctggcgatttttaATAAAGGGGAAtcaaccgacctttattatcaGGAACAAGCAaaaggtactagatattacctttgtatcagaagaatatgcgactgggatgtgttggttgaccacagcttctttgatcatcgttatattagtttcagccttggagaaaatacggcagaagtggtccctcagcTAAACAGAAGAATGGCGGAACAATTTccgcacgtctatcccttctagaccagaaaagaaagtggaaacaTAGTGGTCAAGGGGATCACCaaagccctgaatgactcgcttgtgtcagcatgtcctagtgccaagccaaggggcaaacagtgaCCGCCATGgcggaccccagagctggttggtctaaggaaggactacaGAAAACTCTCCAACAAAGCAAAacccacaagagcaccacactatGAGGACATGTATAAGGgtaagctaagaaaatatagcGAAAATatagggcgagctgagaaaggctcagaacaaatcctgggtagaattctgcagctccgtggaagaTACATcagaggcctctaggctaaggaagattctgtcctcgagacctattacggtggggtatatttagaagtcggagaatgtatggacaatgtctagtgagaaaacactagagatactcgttgatacacattttcaaCAGATATTCTAAAACGGACAACGTTTCGCCAGAAGAGGTAGTCacaggtatgcattcgtcggaggttattgggaaaattgtatctgagccgaaaatcctttgggcgataagaagtttctacTCCTTTAAGTTGCCAGGCGCTGATGACATATCACCGGCCATtctcattccgaaagcaggaaaaccataccacgcgaagactcttgagaggttgatagaaacatatcttagggcaaagatccctcgAGATCgcttgtcgcggcagcagcatccatgtagtaaaggcaaatctactgaaacagcccttcacgacctagtcggctacatagagggttctctcgctgtcaaggaatatacaatggtagtatttcttgacattgcaggtgctttcaataatgtaaaaccgatgtcaatcacgtaggagttggagtttctgagcatcaactctaccgtaagaaagtttatgtataacttacttactaaaagacgcATTACGGCAgttttgggatctgtggatctaataagatgggtcagcagaggaacacctcgagGAGGTGCACTGCCTCCtcaactttggaatatagccattaacaatatattattgtctctggacgaaaaaggtgtaaaattagtcgcgtatgttgatgacgtAGCAATTGCGGTggggggaaagtttcccagcactctaagagatatacttcaggaagctctacgtgcaacagcaaagtgggtcTGAAAGTGGTCTGgctataaatccgtgcaatacagaagtagttcttttcagcaggagatacaagttgcttaCAATGGAACCTGTctacttgggtggagagaatattccattgacagaaagcacaaaataccagggtgttttgctggacaggaaattgaaattcaaatccaatattttggaaagggcaagaaaggccactcatGCCCTATACTcctgcaagaaagccattggcaagAGTTGGGGGGTTTAGACTGCGTGTCAGGCATttagtatatactgcagttgtaagacctgtaatgctatatggtgttgtggtctaggggacggcgcttcaaaaatccacctactgcacaatacttaaccggatccaaaggatggcttgtttgtgcatcacagccgcactgaagacgacaccatcggatgcactgaatttaatgctacatcttatgcctctggacattgtggctacccaaattgcagcgaccactgccaagAAGTTAAGGGAgccttctcattggtcatgtggcggctacggacactgtgttatcattgatacaatatccgatgttccagttagtgtggattataccctacctgagccgctttttataaaaattactgtaccactattcctgatagaaccggttggaactacgatatcaccggtaatagaagttacatagacttctatacagatggttcctAACTAAACGACCTGGTAGTCTTTGGAGtaactctaaagatctagaactggtcatatcaaaaaggttaccagaccactgcagtgtgtatcaagcagatatccttgcaattaaggaagtgatggaatggctaagatttaatgtcattatgacgattggcattaataaCTTCTCAaatagccaggcagccattaaatcccgtATTTCAGAACACCAGAacctccctcgactgtcgcagatctctcaacgagatggctaaataGTTCAAAACTCACCCGctctgggtgctgggccacaaagatatcccagggaactaggaactaccctacacagggatactggaatttgcgggtatgcctctagcgacatgtaagctaagttttcaagaccaggcccgaaggacaagaatgatagatggtcacaaagagggggctgtgagcattcccaaaccatgtggcctcatctagacttgaagagttctaccgctttgctttcctttggctagaacagacgtctcagtcattgtgtccgtcatgacaggtcactgtgtaatcggaaaacatgctgacagactgaaggttgccagcaacgacttttgcagaagctgtagggacatcgaagaagaagagactatagaacacctgtgCGTGTGTCccgcagtcagaaggagtttcactttagtttctcatttctttgagaacctgtccgatttagtggattattttttttaaatcgatgtggatggttcaacggtaggaactagaaggcaaatTCCTtcatctgttcctgtggtatcgcattggacgaaaacgtctaagtgagtctgatggcagactcccacttaacctaacttaacctagttCTTTTCGGATATGATACTTTTTTAATGgacatattttttctaattAAACGACAAACCCTCAAATGCAACCAAAAATATTGGGCAATTCCAGAATGGACCTTAATAACGAATagcaaagaaatgaaataacaAAGATTAAAGAAAAAGGCACAGATTTGAATTTAACTGTACTTAAGATGGAAACTGTCCCTGAGCCTTTTTTTACAGCAATACTTGCTGGTACAAAAAAATTCTCGAATAagtatttattaaaattcataaATCGTACTAAAGAaatcttttttcttttaacTTCCCAGGAGAAACAATTGAAAGAACTGGcgaacaaaacacaaacaaactcaCCTACCTGTAAGGTGTTTTCAATAACAATGATGTCAACGAAAATTACCACACAACATAATCCCATGGCCTTGGCCTTAGTCATTGTGATAGTTATCATGAGCGGCTGCTGCATTATGAACGGCGCGGAAGCCCTCACCCAACCATCGGTGGATGAGGAGATGTCACGGCTCTTGGGCAAATGTGACTTACAGAGCGATGAATTTGATTATTGCATGAAAGATGTATTCAACGATTTGAGGGCATATTTTCCAACTGGTGAGTGAGTGATTAAATTGTTGTAATAGTCAATTTAATATCTGTCTCTATTTGTGTTTAGGTATTCCCCAGTAcaatgttaagcccttcgatccCCATCATGCTTCGTTCATTGAACTAAGACGTGGCAATCAAAATGGCTTCGGCTTCAAACTAATTCTGCGTAATGTCTCAGAGTATGGCTGGACGCAGTCTGAGGTCACCAAATTCCATACGGACTTTGAACAAAAACGTATCATATACTCGCAATATTTTCCTGAGAAAAGCCTAAATGGATGGTATGAATTTTCGGGAATTATCTTTGGTACACCAATCAAGAGAAGTGGTTTTTGGAATATGACCCTATACGATTACAGGTattatttaacattttaatcTTGTCGCCTGAAAATTATTCAGTGATATTTCCATTTTGTCTCTCTTACCCAGTCAAACAACAAGTGTGAGACGCTTGGGCGAACCAGGCTCTCTCTTGAAAATTCACGTAGAAGTTGATCGTATAGGCGGAATGAAAATGCATGTGGGCGATGTTTTGGCACCAGGACGTGCCCAGCTGGATAATGTATCAGATGGTGTTATCAACAGCGCTTGGCCTCTGGGTCTACCCTTTATAAAGCCCATTATAAACGAGTTGGTGAGCACTGCATTCACGGATATATTCAATGAATCTTTTCGACATTTTCCCTTGGATCGTTTTCTTAGATAATAAGACGTTTATTTAGATTTAAGTTTACTCTGTAGGAAAATTTGTTAGTTTTTCCATTTTCCAAGTCACAAATGTTGCCCTTACAAACGACTGTTAATAGTAGAACTATAGGATAATTcgtgaattttattttttatgtatataaaatatttttggtgtTTTCGAAAATGCTAAGTATGCAACTGTTAAtattcaattttattaataaaaacaaaagccaATAAGAcctaatattaaaatatatgtaaTATATAATGTAAagaagaaaatttgtaaagatgtTAAAACCCCAATACTCAAAGATTTTTTCGTAGTTAAAgcaattaattttaataaaataataaagccCGACTTCCTTCCCTTTGGGAGAAAtaatgtaaataaaaacaagtaaaagcgtgctaagttcggccggttcgaatcttatataccctccaccatggatcgcattttccgagttcttttcttttttaggcaaacaaagaataatgaataagaactgttatgctattggagctatatcaagttataggccgaatcggaccataaatgaattgaatgctgaacattgtagaagtcattgtgtaatattcagtacatttggataagaattgcgtcttgtagaggctcaagcagcaaaatcgggagatcggtttatatgggagctgcattcagctttagatcgattcagaccatattggacacgtatgttgaaggtcataggagaaaccgttgtacaaaatttctaccaaatcttatgaaaattgcgccctctagaggctcaagaagtcaagatccaagatcggtttataaggcagatataccaggttatgaaccgatttgaaccatacttagcacagttgttgaaagtcataacagaacaccacgtgcaaaattacattcaaatcggataagaattgcgccttctaaaagctgaagaagtcaagacccaatatcggtttatatggcagctatatcaggttatgaaccgatttgaaccatacttagcacagttgttgaaagtcataacagaacaccaggtgcaaaatttgagtaaaatcggccgagaattgcaccctctagcggctcaagaaatcaagacccaatatcggtttatatggcagctatatcaggttatgaaccgatttgaacaatacttagaacagttgtttaaggtaataccaaaacaccaggtgcaaaatttgagtcaaataggccgagaattgcgacctctagagggtcaagaagtcaagctcccagatcggtttatatgactgctatataaggttatgtaccgatttgtgtcatacttagcacagttattgaaagtgataccaaaacattacgtgcaaaattttagtcaaataggacgaaaactgcgccctctagaggctcaagaagttaagacctaagatcggtttatatggcagctatttgaaaacatgaaccgatttggcccatttacaatcccaaccgacctaactaataaaaagtatttgcgcaaaagtgcaagcgcctagctttacttcaaaagttagcctgctttcgatagacagacggacggacatggctagatcgacttaaaatgtcatgacaatcaagaatatatatactttatggggtcttagacgcatatttcgaggtgttacaaacagaaagacgaaattagtataccccatcctatggtggagggtataataaatgatTCTGCTGGTAAAGAAAGCGCATTCTTTAAACCTTAAAAATAtagtttgttccaaattttagcgacatggGGAGAAAATACGTCTTTTGTGcgcctaagacctaaaattgTGAGATCGGCCAATATACcagttacatccaaatatgatcgCAATAAGACCAgatatcgaggggtctaacataactctctgtgtCACATTGTAGACAAATAAGGGacaatttttccattttgttagcccaagaccttcaatcggaagatcgatccaTAATCCATCtaccatatatctatatatatggtccgatcaagATAACACTCGGTAAGGATATATAGGGATTTTATACCACTCACTGTTCctaatctcagcaaaatcggataatgtccATTTTGTTggcaaaccgagagatcggtctgtatagcatCTACTATTGTACATCTTTATATGGTCTGATATGCATAATATTCGGAAAGGGTGTATAGAGATGTAATACCGGTTACATATCCTTCAGGGCGCGCTGAGGAAGCTTTCGAGATGGGCGAGAGACAATGGGCTTGATTAAACCCCAGGAAAACAGTGCTGTTCACGAGGAGGAGGACATATAGCGAGTTTAGGGGACCAGTCCTTGATGGAGTGGATCTGCCGCTCTCTCAGGTGGCTAAATTCCTGCGCGTTATTCTTGACCAGATATTGAAATAGAGAAGAAACGTtgaggaggaggccaccgtggcgcagaggttagcatttccgccaaCGACGCCGAACCCCTGAGTTTAAATTCCGACGTGAACatcaagaaaattttcagcggtggtcatcCCCTAACAAATGCTGGCTTAAGGTATTCTGCcacgttaaaacttctctaccaagtggtgtcgctatgcggaacgccgttcggactcggcataaaaaagttggccccttattattgagctgtAACTTTAaacggaatgcactcattgatctaagagaagtatcccctgttccttaatggaatgtgcatgggaaatttagtaataTTTAGAAGAAACTTTGAGGAGTGAGTCAAACGGAAGATGCATGAGCTCTACTCTTGCCGCAACTCGTTGGGCAGGAGTTGAAGACTCAGGCCGAACATATGGCATggcgcggattaatatccgcatcctcttttcaatctaacctaacctaggccgAGCATGGTCCACTGGATTCACACTTATGGATTTAGGCGATCCTCACATATGGGTGCCCGTTGTAGCACCGGGCTCTCGAGAAGGTGTTGCATCGCGCATGTTGGAGAAGGTAGAGGGTATTGCGGTGGATCCTTTCGAACGTTTGGGGGCTGCTGTCAGATTGTGCTGGGTTCTGGGCCATCAAGGGGTGACGGCTAACAAAGCGGCTGAAGAGCTGGTTTGGTCGCTTATGATACCGATGGTGAACCCTCATTTGGGTTGGCTGTTTGGAATAGTGGATTTGGAATAGTGACGATTGTGCTGACTTGGACTGAACTGGCGTTATATGCTGCAGGGTTGTTAAGGCCTTGTCGCCGAGATTCTCCGgaacgaggacgtcgattgttctCAAAATGGGGAATCGTGACCTCGGATTGTTGGTGAAAGATTTGACCGGGCACTGCGATGTCAGGTCGCTGACAGGCGATGGGCTTATGAAGATTTGTGATGATGAGGAGGAGTTGGAGATGATTGAGCATCGGCTGTGCCAGTACCCCGCGATGAGGGAA
This Stomoxys calcitrans chromosome 2, idStoCalc2.1, whole genome shotgun sequence DNA region includes the following protein-coding sequences:
- the LOC106081465 gene encoding uncharacterized protein LOC106081465, encoding MLQCFGNKVLEKILLGQMSVYLHQESLLSKRQSGFRSDHSCITAKVEVAESIRNDIDDNKIGFLVLLDHSKAFDTVDHLNLCMKLRNFFNFTSTAMSLIMSYLSDRRQSEKQLKELANKTQTNSPTCKVFSITMMSTKITTQHNPMALALVIVIVIMSGCCIMNGAEALTQPSVDEEMSRLLGKCDLQSDEFDYCMKDVFNDLRAYFPTGIPQYNVKPFDPHHASFIELRRGNQNGFGFKLILRNVSEYGWTQSEVTKFHTDFEQKRIIYSQYFPEKSLNGWYEFSGIIFGTPIKRSGFWNMTLYDYSQTTSVRRLGEPGSLLKIHVEVDRIGGMKMHVGDVLAPGRAQLDNVSDGVINSAWPLGLPFIKPIINELVSTAFTDIFNESFRHFPLDRFLR